The DNA sequence GGTTTGTATCTCTTGTACTTGAAAGaggctttttatttatttgatttaccTCTACCCTTTGTAATAAGACAGATCGATCTTGGGTATTCAACACTATACTGCCTTTGCACATTTAGGATCAATATAAACATGAATTTGAATTGTgcaatataatattagagttttaaatgaataaataatctttgttttcttttgttgttgttgttgttatttctttttaaccCGTTATCTTATTTCGTgagttataaatttatcattacTCAATAATATGAATCATAGGCATGAAGAAAAATTTGATGGTTGTGACTTGTGGGCTTGGAAAATGTATGCGATGTGAAAATTTGTTCTTTATAAGGGGAAACTACGTTATAACAAAACTTGGAGAGGGACATACATGATACACCCATTAGAATGAAGAacaatgaagaaggaaataaaaattaaaacaaaatcccaaaaattcacaacaaaggaaaaaagaaaataatggagAAAGACCAAACTTGGATTGGATTTCAACTATGATGGAGCAAAGCCAGACGGTATTCAAAGTTGACAGCATTGGGTAAGTTAAAGCTTTaggaccatatatatatataatatatatgtatggagatctcattactatttattactattcatagactattacttacttttttattaatattatttattactttattattactattgACAGGTcatttcaacatctaaacataATCTAAACCTATGataaataacattactcttttcttGATTTGAATGCTGATAATTTCTTAGATCATATAATAGTCTCTTGACCAGAAGAACATGCGATCTGGATTCAACTATAGATTTAAATACTTTAGAACATTTGGGGGAATCCTCAAACCCACCTTCTCTAAATTCTAATTGTAAACTTTGACCATGATGCATGAAACTGGATGAGACAGAAAGACGCGTTATTGATCGGAATATTTGTGACAAATACCTTGGCTCTACAAATAGACTATAAACGTCGAATGAATCCACGTGCTGTCCATTAATGCAGAGATGCTGACTTCAcgtcatatattatatatatatatatatatatgtttcattTTCACGATTCAAAGATTAAAGGGACTAATCAGATTTTTACACAGTATCTCTCCAAACTAATGAGACATCAACTTCACTCCCAAATTATTTGACCGACGCACAATTGCTAGCATCACTTAAAATGCTCTCCGTTGAAATCTTCGCCTGATTTAAGACTAGCAATTAGAAGTAGGTGTTTTTACCGGTTTGTATGTATTAGGTATTGCGTCTGCAGACCGCACACCTTGTTTGCTACGTAGGCGTTAGGTGTTGGATCTGTTAGATCATTGGATTAGCTCTTGCCTTCTCTTGTTTACTCTATTCTGGGAACTGTTCTATTTCCATATCTTTTTCCAGTTTAGACATGTCTATCTTGAGCAAAAACGTTAGCGGCAACATGGGCACTCCCTCTTTCTATGAAATGAAAAGGCAagcctctttctttttcaaagagaaAATCAAGACCGCTAGATTGGCTCTTACAGATGCCACGCCTGCACAATTGTAAGTCCATAATCTTTACAATTTCTGTAAaaatggggttttttttttttttttttggtttcttggtATGGGGATGTTTTGGATGACACCTTTGATATTTGCAGAATGACAGAAGAAGCTACAGGTGGGAATACATGGGCGCCAGAAATGCCTACCCTGCGTTCCATTTCAAGGGCTGCTTTTGAACTAGATGATTATACGAGAATTGTGGAGATTCTGCACAAAAGGTTCAgggtttgctttttttttttttttttgtcctttctttttcatttttattttgccaATTTTGTTGGCAAAGAATGATTATGGGTTtggttatttttaaaaattgggcATCAGATTCCTGAAGTTTGAAAGAAAGAACTGGAGGGTCTCTTACAATTCCCTGATTGTACTTGAGCATTTGTTGACTCGTGGACCAGAGAGTGTTGCAGGAGAATTTCAAAGTGACAAAGATTTTATTAGTGAAATGGAAAGCTTTCAGTATATAGATGAAAAAGGGTCTGTAATTCTAACTTTTGTCTTGTTTTATGTTAGCACTTAGCTCTATATGGACTCGTGACATCCAACCCTTGTATGCAGATTTAATTGGGGCCTTGCTGTTAGAAAAAAAGCAGAAAGAGTAATGAAGCTGCTTGAGAAAGGCCCTCTTCTCaaagaagagagagacagagcTCGGAGTGTAACAAGAGGGATTCAAGGTTTTGGGAGCTTTAGCCAGCGGTCATTTCCAGCACCAGGCATGCTTACAGAATCATCTTCAGTAACAACATTTGGAAGGTCTAATTCTCAGTTCAACAGTCAAGAAAATGAGGAAAGCCAGATTTCAACCTCTAACAAAGGGTTGACCAAAGAAGTTAAACTATCAGAGCAAAACATTAAGGACATAACGTTTGAGTCTGGAAATAAAATGGTGAATGAGAAACCCAGGGGCAGTTTGTTCGCTGGCCAGGTGCTCGAGTCAGCTGAAACTCAGACCAGTTTCAAAGAAAACATGGCTCCTAACCAGGAAGAGTTGCACAGATGGAACTTCACAGGAGAGTCTAACCTACTCCTGGATGGTAAGAAAGATGAACCCGGGGCTGAGATGTCCATAGAAGAAGACCATCCCTTTAATAGGACTGAGAATCAAACCAGTGCCTCCCTGCTTTTGTAGATTCCCCCCAAATGAACTGTGCTGCAATCCATAATCAAAACTACCTCAGTTTGGGTTGTTCCTGTCATCATGTGTGTGGGTATTACTACTCTTTTGTGATTGTTCAAAATGAAGAGAGACGATGTCATTGAGATTCTTGAAACTCTTTCCATGGTAGTTTCAAGTCAGGGAAATTTATGATTTTCGTTCTCTTTCAAATGTGAGGATTCCTAACCATATTGTTTAATCCATGATGGTTGTGTGTAACAATAGGCTGAAGTTCAGGTTTTGAAAGAAATTTATGATGATGCTAAATGGAGTTGCTTTTAGGCTTCCTTGTATGGCTTGCTTCCCTTGTAGACTCGTGTAGAAAAACCTCTATTCATTAGAAAACatgtttaattcaaaatttcacTTTTCTGTTTCATTCACCTCATAATGCTTCATAGAtatatgttttgagcttaaaaATTGGATTGACTAATCCGTCTTCATGTCCATACTGAACACTAAAGCTCTTCTGGTTACTCTTCACAATTTCTGCTGCTTTCCTAACAGATAAAATGGAATCTCACTCATTGATGTATCTGAAGTATAGACAACAAACCGAACAACTCCCACTTATTGCAAATCTCCAATGATAAAGCAGGGGTGCATGATATAATGCAACAGTACTCCCACATAGATACTGAAGGGACTCATCATTTCCAAAGCCAATCCTGTATAGCAAGCCACAGGGTAATGTAATTAGAGTAGGATGCACTTGACTCGCTTTTAAATTGACCATTGGATAAGTTTCACGCTAATATCCGAGCCATCCACGCAAGGCTTCCCCCTTGGTAAGTGAACCCAGCTGCCACCAAAGGTTCGTCCATTATTTCCTGAAAGCGAATAAGCT is a window from the Carya illinoinensis cultivar Pawnee chromosome 14, C.illinoinensisPawnee_v1, whole genome shotgun sequence genome containing:
- the LOC122294002 gene encoding epsin-3-like, producing the protein MSILSKNVSGNMGTPSFYEMKRQASFFFKEKIKTARLALTDATPAQLMTEEATGGNTWAPEMPTLRSISRAAFELDDYTRIVEILHKRFLKFERKNWRVSYNSLIVLEHLLTRGPESVAGEFQSDKDFISEMESFQYIDEKGFNWGLAVRKKAERVMKLLEKGPLLKEERDRARSVTRGIQGFGSFSQRSFPAPGMLTESSSVTTFGRSNSQFNSQENEESQISTSNKGLTKEVKLSEQNIKDITFESGNKMVNEKPRGSLFAGQVLESAETQTSFKENMAPNQEELHRWNFTGESNLLLDGKKDEPGAEMSIEEDHPFNRTENQTSASLLL